The sequence below is a genomic window from Gemmatimonadaceae bacterium.
CGTAGCTCGAGCGGATCGTGAGGCTCGCGCCCCCGAGATCCACCACGAGACGGGACGGATTGTCGAGCGTGAAGTGGTTCACGGTGAGGCCGCTGTCGGCCCCGATCACCACGGCCGCGCCATTCGCGGACGGTGACACTTCGATGGTGTGGACGCGCCCGCGGGCGGTCACATCATCATGGTACACGGCCATCCTGGCCGTCGGTACAGCGAGCGCCTCGCGCGCCGTGGGTGCCACACCTGCGGGCACCAGGAGCGCGGCGATCACTGCAACGGTCGTCGGTCCCATCATGGGTTCCTCACTTTCGTCGTGTCACTGCTCAGGAAAAGCGTTTCCGTGCGATTGAAGCCGAACTCCTCCATCGTGAACTGCACCGCCTTCGGCTTGATGGCGGTCACACGCAAGCGGCCGAGCTGCTGTCCAACGCGGACGCGATACTGCTGCTTCGAGTAGGTGTCGCGGAGCACCGCGATCGAGTTCTTGCCATCCGGGTCGAGCGCGACCACGGCGAGGCGCAGGTCGCTCAGGAGCGGGCGCACTTCGCTGCTCG
It includes:
- a CDS encoding pilus assembly protein PilP, coding for MMRPLMLCSALVLAAQLAGAQTPAKPVSATVTRESAGTVSAPKAAPAKASMPTEITLQREVFAYSGSGRRDPYKSLMTSSEVRPLLSDLRLAVVALDPDGKNSIAVLRDTYSKQQYRVRVGQQLGRLRVTAIKPKAVQFTMEEFGFNRTETLFLSSDTTKVRNP